One region of Myxococcus fulvus genomic DNA includes:
- a CDS encoding DUF6310 domain-containing protein, translating into MHSSEPMSASRRSAVARRLVGERHDASDLVACGYDFVVGVSTEEHQRALLDEIPTLNVVVTGCPR; encoded by the coding sequence ATGCACTCAAGCGAACCTATGAGCGCTTCCCGGAGATCGGCGGTCGCTCGACGACTCGTCGGTGAGCGTCACGACGCATCCGACTTGGTGGCTTGTGGATACGACTTCGTCGTCGGTGTGAGCACCGAAGAGCACCAGCGCGCACTGCTCGACGAGATTCCCACACTCAATGTCGTCGTCACGGGATGTCCACGATGA
- a CDS encoding DUF5953 family protein produces the protein MTQQKNLIITIHAPALVGNDGRPLAVIHGMEKALSDLRLEWRLSTGGRPIALPQRDEWLAENTVDGGFPLMCNGDIRFPVTVTGSERPGILSPGGHAQFEVYAELPLAEPVLTAATSLFEGMAEGAGAFWGRATPDDAAVDIAYQTAPTLEGPPSPRRGLPALKLFEDIRSPETPYYLGWLNYWSEAAARTIGFPDPAQDADLLSRSRRTASGGWVVQLTDAPLDLDDPAHLDALKRTYERFPEIGGRSTTRR, from the coding sequence ATGACTCAGCAAAAAAATCTCATTATCACTATCCATGCACCCGCGCTCGTGGGTAACGATGGACGCCCGCTCGCTGTCATTCATGGAATGGAAAAGGCGCTCTCCGACCTTCGGCTGGAGTGGCGACTTTCCACCGGAGGGCGCCCCATCGCATTGCCGCAACGAGATGAGTGGCTCGCAGAGAATACCGTGGATGGGGGTTTCCCTCTCATGTGTAACGGGGACATACGCTTTCCCGTGACAGTCACTGGGTCGGAAAGGCCTGGGATCCTCAGTCCAGGCGGCCATGCACAGTTTGAAGTGTATGCAGAACTGCCTTTGGCTGAACCGGTGCTCACGGCAGCTACTTCGCTGTTCGAGGGCATGGCAGAAGGAGCCGGCGCGTTCTGGGGACGTGCGACACCCGACGACGCTGCAGTAGACATCGCATATCAGACAGCACCCACGCTGGAGGGGCCGCCGTCTCCACGTCGGGGTCTGCCCGCCCTGAAGCTCTTCGAGGACATCCGCTCGCCCGAAACCCCCTATTACCTCGGGTGGCTGAACTACTGGTCGGAGGCTGCCGCCAGGACCATCGGGTTTCCTGACCCGGCCCAGGACGCGGACTTGCTCTCACGGTCCCGGCGCACTGCATCGGGTGGATGGGTCGTGCAGCTCACGGACGCGCCGCTCGATCTCGACGACCCCGCCCACCTGGATGCACTCAAGCGAACCTATGAGCGCTTCCCGGAGATCGGCGGTCGCTCGACGACTCGTCGGTGA
- a CDS encoding DUF6310 domain-containing protein, giving the protein MSSRACAALLLFFSACATSAPGPRELGPRATRLANLQRAAELPWKDDGRCVVREASQPWPVLAERCFHALDHDRVRFNDPTRRCTVASAGAAALGIGLCVLAAPEIVVGAVVVLGVVVVGFVIEEALEAYELRGSNWEDEEASLQTKPTLREPSANRKPEPTGQDAFPPVPTEPTEQERRPECRPIPVPHAGNDAAHNTCADTFPPNRYPGMDVLVNGVRFDALQVGARVLWEIKTHQFDTYNAFVQRQEIEREYAQLRRERAAAAACGYKFVVGVSTQAHRVALLRRDQSFTIVVTDCRR; this is encoded by the coding sequence ATGAGCTCGCGCGCCTGTGCGGCACTGCTGCTGTTCTTCTCGGCGTGCGCCACGTCGGCACCGGGTCCGAGGGAACTTGGCCCTCGGGCCACTCGGCTCGCCAACCTCCAGCGGGCGGCGGAGCTGCCGTGGAAGGACGATGGACGGTGCGTCGTCCGCGAGGCCTCTCAACCCTGGCCCGTGCTCGCGGAGCGCTGCTTCCACGCGCTCGACCATGACCGGGTCCGGTTCAACGACCCGACGCGGAGATGTACGGTCGCGTCCGCGGGCGCGGCGGCTCTGGGCATCGGCCTCTGTGTCCTGGCCGCGCCCGAGATTGTCGTGGGCGCAGTGGTCGTCTTGGGTGTCGTGGTGGTGGGGTTCGTCATCGAGGAAGCGCTGGAGGCGTATGAGCTGCGAGGGAGCAACTGGGAGGATGAAGAGGCCTCGCTCCAGACGAAGCCGACCCTGCGGGAGCCTTCCGCGAATCGAAAGCCCGAGCCAACAGGTCAGGATGCGTTCCCACCAGTGCCCACCGAACCCACGGAGCAAGAGCGCCGCCCGGAGTGCAGACCCATCCCTGTGCCACACGCGGGCAATGATGCTGCGCACAACACGTGCGCCGACACGTTTCCGCCGAACCGTTACCCTGGAATGGACGTGCTCGTGAACGGAGTGCGCTTCGATGCGCTACAGGTCGGCGCGCGCGTGCTGTGGGAGATCAAGACCCACCAGTTCGACACGTACAATGCATTCGTCCAGCGGCAGGAGATCGAACGCGAATATGCGCAACTCAGAAGAGAGCGCGCTGCTGCTGCGGCCTGTGGATACAAGTTCGTCGTTGGAGTGAGTACCCAAGCGCACAGAGTCGCGCTGCTGCGACGAGATCAATCCTTCACCATCGTTGTCACAGACTGCAGACGATGA
- a CDS encoding error-prone DNA polymerase, translated as MDYAELVCRSNFSFLRGASHPEELIVTAARLGQRALALTDADGLYGAVKAHLAAKEHGLRLILGAELTLEDGPPVVVYAADAGGYSNLCSLVSQSRMTHPKGEAGLPWRALAERSSGLLALLPEPAPLERIAPLAEAFPERFHVGLCRTLSAGDSAREAQAVALARELRTPLVVHNDVHTHHRRRQPLQDVLTAVRYGTTVDRVGTRLLPNAERTLKGPHEMARLFADRPDALERTVELASRCRASLDDLRYRFPEEDLPPGRTADEHLRALTYEGLTIRYPAGVPPEVVKQIEHELRLIAALDFAGYFLALWDIVGFARRRGILCQGRGSAANSAVCYALQITAIDPVRMGLLFERFLSMARKEPPDIDVDFEHERREEVLQYVYEKHGRHRAGMVCEVICYRGRLALREAGKAMGLSLDQVDRLSKVSAAHGFEVTPEVLLEAGLSAFDRRVQRTLSLASELEGFPRHLSIHVGGFVMTREPLTQLVPVENAAMPGRTVIQWEKDDINSIGLLKVDLLALGMLTALSKCFTLIREHHGRELSLATIPAEDAKVYDMLCEADTVGVFQIESRTQMNMLPRLKPRTFYDLVVEIALIRPGPIVGKMVHPFLRRRNGEETVVYPSEAVKEILGKTLGVPLFQEQAMKLAMVAAGFSAEEADGLRRVLSHKRAESMLLQYRGRFVEGCLSRGYARAQAEEWFDNFRGFAHYGFPESHSASFALISYASSWLKCHYPAAFTTALLNSQPMGFYAPHTLVADAQRHGVEVRPVDVRVSQWDCTLEDEGRALRLGLRMVRGLGESAGRRVETGRGEHGYSDVGDLARRARIPRHELTRLALAGALASLSGSRRQALWDLQALGPLDSDDLFFGMSMDGTKVELPSMDVYARVCADYDTVGLSLEKHPLELVRPLLKRQGAVTAEGLKTVASGRTVTVGGMMICRQRPPTARGMCFISLEDETGIANLVVPPDVYERCRKELHGALFLVGQGVLERSGKVTNVKVKTVWGLEAAARLEPSSERRRSSA; from the coding sequence GTGGACTACGCCGAGCTCGTGTGTCGCTCCAACTTCTCGTTCCTGCGCGGGGCCTCGCATCCGGAGGAACTCATCGTCACGGCCGCCCGACTGGGGCAGCGCGCGCTGGCGCTGACGGATGCGGATGGTCTCTACGGGGCCGTGAAGGCCCACCTGGCCGCGAAGGAGCACGGCCTGCGCCTCATCCTGGGCGCGGAGCTGACACTGGAGGACGGGCCTCCCGTGGTCGTCTACGCGGCGGACGCCGGGGGCTACTCGAACCTCTGCTCCCTGGTCTCCCAGAGCCGCATGACCCACCCCAAGGGTGAGGCAGGGCTGCCCTGGCGCGCCCTGGCCGAGCGCTCCAGCGGGCTCCTCGCGCTCCTCCCCGAACCCGCCCCCCTCGAACGCATCGCCCCCCTCGCCGAGGCCTTCCCGGAGCGCTTCCACGTCGGACTGTGCCGCACGCTGTCCGCGGGGGACTCGGCGCGCGAAGCGCAAGCCGTCGCACTGGCCCGAGAACTGAGGACCCCCCTCGTCGTGCACAACGACGTGCACACGCACCACCGACGCCGTCAGCCCCTCCAGGACGTCCTGACCGCCGTGCGGTACGGCACCACCGTGGACCGCGTGGGCACGCGCCTGCTGCCCAACGCGGAGCGCACGCTGAAGGGCCCCCACGAGATGGCGCGCCTCTTCGCGGACCGGCCGGACGCGCTGGAGCGCACCGTGGAGCTGGCCTCGCGCTGCCGTGCCTCCCTGGACGACCTGCGCTACCGCTTCCCGGAGGAGGACCTGCCCCCAGGCCGCACCGCGGACGAGCACCTGCGCGCCCTGACCTACGAAGGGCTCACCATCCGCTACCCAGCGGGTGTGCCCCCCGAGGTGGTGAAGCAGATCGAACACGAGCTGCGCCTCATCGCCGCGCTGGACTTCGCGGGTTACTTCCTGGCGCTCTGGGACATCGTCGGCTTCGCGCGGCGGCGCGGAATCCTCTGCCAGGGCCGAGGCAGCGCGGCGAACTCGGCGGTCTGCTACGCGCTGCAAATCACCGCCATCGACCCGGTGCGCATGGGCCTGCTGTTCGAGCGCTTCCTCAGCATGGCGCGCAAGGAGCCCCCGGACATCGACGTGGACTTCGAGCACGAGCGCCGCGAGGAGGTCCTCCAGTACGTCTACGAGAAGCACGGCCGGCACCGCGCGGGCATGGTGTGCGAGGTCATCTGCTACCGGGGACGACTGGCCCTCCGCGAGGCCGGCAAGGCCATGGGCCTGTCCCTGGACCAGGTCGACCGACTCTCCAAGGTCTCCGCCGCCCACGGCTTCGAGGTGACGCCAGAGGTCCTTCTCGAGGCCGGCCTGTCCGCGTTCGACCGCCGCGTCCAGCGCACCCTGTCCCTCGCCTCGGAGCTGGAGGGCTTCCCCCGACACCTCTCCATCCACGTCGGCGGCTTCGTGATGACCCGCGAGCCCCTGACCCAGCTGGTCCCCGTGGAGAACGCGGCCATGCCCGGCCGCACCGTCATCCAGTGGGAGAAGGACGACATCAACTCCATCGGCCTGCTCAAGGTGGACCTGCTCGCCCTGGGCATGCTCACCGCGCTGTCGAAGTGCTTCACCTTGATTCGCGAGCACCACGGCCGTGAGCTGTCCCTGGCCACCATCCCCGCCGAGGACGCCAAGGTCTACGACATGCTGTGCGAGGCGGACACCGTGGGCGTGTTCCAGATCGAGAGCCGCACCCAGATGAACATGCTGCCCCGGCTCAAGCCGCGGACCTTCTACGACCTGGTCGTGGAGATCGCCCTCATCCGCCCCGGCCCCATCGTCGGGAAGATGGTCCACCCGTTCCTGCGCCGGAGGAACGGCGAGGAGACCGTCGTGTACCCGAGCGAGGCCGTGAAGGAGATCCTCGGCAAGACGCTCGGCGTGCCGCTCTTCCAGGAGCAGGCGATGAAGCTCGCCATGGTGGCCGCTGGCTTCTCCGCGGAGGAGGCGGACGGCCTTCGTCGCGTGCTGAGCCACAAGCGCGCCGAGTCGATGCTCCTCCAGTACCGAGGCCGCTTCGTCGAGGGCTGCCTGTCACGCGGCTACGCACGCGCCCAGGCCGAGGAGTGGTTCGACAACTTCCGCGGCTTCGCCCACTACGGCTTCCCCGAGAGCCACTCCGCCAGCTTCGCGTTGATCTCCTACGCGTCCAGCTGGCTCAAGTGCCACTACCCGGCGGCCTTCACCACCGCGCTCCTGAACTCCCAACCCATGGGCTTCTACGCCCCGCACACCCTGGTCGCGGACGCGCAACGCCACGGCGTGGAGGTGCGCCCCGTCGACGTGCGCGTGTCCCAGTGGGACTGCACGCTGGAGGACGAGGGCAGGGCGCTGCGGCTCGGGCTGCGGATGGTGCGCGGCCTGGGCGAGTCTGCGGGCCGCCGCGTGGAGACGGGCCGAGGCGAGCACGGCTACTCCGACGTCGGTGACCTGGCGCGGCGGGCCCGCATTCCCCGGCACGAGCTGACCCGGCTGGCCCTCGCGGGCGCGCTCGCGTCGCTGAGCGGCTCACGACGACAGGCCCTCTGGGACCTCCAGGCGCTGGGTCCGCTGGACTCGGACGACCTGTTCTTCGGCATGTCGATGGACGGCACGAAGGTGGAGCTGCCCTCGATGGACGTGTATGCGCGCGTCTGCGCGGACTACGACACCGTGGGCCTGTCCCTGGAGAAGCACCCGCTGGAGCTCGTACGCCCGCTGCTCAAGCGCCAGGGCGCGGTGACGGCGGAGGGCCTGAAGACGGTGGCCTCCGGGCGCACGGTGACGGTGGGCGGGATGATGATCTGCCGCCAGCGGCCTCCCACCGCGCGCGGCATGTGCTTCATCTCGCTGGAGGACGAGACGGGCATCGCCAACCTCGTGGTGCCTCCGGACGTCTACGAGCGCTGCCGCAAGGAGCTCCACGGCGCGCTGTTCCTGGTGGGGCAGGGCGTGCTGGAGCGCTCGGGCAAGGTGACGAACGTGAAGGTGAAGACGGTGTGGGGGCTCGAGGCCGCCGCCCGCCTGGAGCCCTCGAGCGAGCGGCGCCGCTCGTCCGCCTGA
- a CDS encoding Tat pathway signal protein — MPKDVFTVCFCGTGCARDEGEETRYWDYKTSLVRFLSKTERQLKSDKDIFDPQTGYIPVRIHKEISGGLRNTKLSGSVRGVGENDWFDQMDRCDPLLSNLELTPGDLRKYVSSYSEGDQRGMANQGVGWSDAALALHGASLAAASGAEQYNFIGHSRGGVEAIMAAWFLYAYGGESRRNIPINIFAIDPVPGMGEWYSIQTQLAPQVENYVGVYAWDHLDTGFGAVIPRPNARMTQQKAHQDIEDGRGLGSTWSTLASNRQLADPLVRQDLPQPQGYKLYAIRGRHGTVAGIYTTDGLYDAAKVSGDVGAVPRLVYKMARGYLTQWDTVFQTRSRVREGVKSLRRRIHTAHSHFDTMALGEVRTSRLPLRQSVRRVSSIHGMRTWDRYYLEDVVGTPPYNLTYPCTIEQAGDGWIDWTFL; from the coding sequence ATGCCGAAGGACGTCTTCACCGTGTGTTTCTGTGGAACCGGCTGCGCGCGCGACGAGGGCGAGGAGACCCGGTACTGGGACTACAAGACCTCGCTGGTCCGCTTCCTGTCCAAGACCGAGCGCCAGCTCAAGAGCGACAAGGACATCTTCGACCCGCAGACGGGCTACATCCCGGTGCGCATCCACAAGGAGATCTCCGGAGGGCTGCGCAACACGAAGCTCAGCGGCTCCGTGCGAGGGGTGGGCGAGAACGACTGGTTCGACCAGATGGACCGTTGCGACCCCCTGCTCAGCAACCTGGAGCTGACTCCCGGAGATCTGCGCAAATACGTGTCGAGCTACTCCGAGGGCGATCAACGCGGGATGGCGAACCAGGGCGTGGGGTGGTCCGACGCCGCGCTCGCGCTCCACGGCGCCAGCCTCGCGGCGGCCAGCGGCGCGGAGCAATACAACTTCATCGGGCACAGCCGTGGCGGCGTCGAGGCCATCATGGCCGCCTGGTTCCTCTACGCCTATGGCGGGGAGTCCCGCCGGAACATCCCCATCAACATCTTCGCCATCGACCCCGTTCCGGGAATGGGCGAGTGGTACAGCATCCAGACCCAGCTGGCCCCCCAGGTCGAGAACTACGTCGGCGTCTATGCGTGGGACCACCTGGACACGGGCTTCGGCGCGGTGATTCCCCGGCCCAACGCCCGGATGACCCAGCAGAAGGCGCACCAGGACATCGAGGATGGGCGGGGACTGGGGAGCACCTGGTCGACGCTCGCGAGCAACCGCCAGCTCGCCGACCCCCTCGTCCGTCAGGACCTGCCCCAGCCCCAGGGCTACAAGCTCTACGCCATCCGGGGACGCCACGGCACCGTCGCGGGCATCTACACCACGGACGGGCTCTATGACGCAGCCAAGGTCAGCGGCGACGTCGGCGCGGTCCCCCGGCTCGTCTACAAGATGGCCCGGGGTTACCTGACCCAGTGGGACACCGTCTTCCAGACGCGAAGCCGCGTGCGCGAGGGCGTCAAGTCGCTGCGCAGGCGCATCCACACGGCGCACTCCCACTTCGACACCATGGCGCTCGGTGAGGTCCGCACCTCCCGGCTGCCCCTGCGCCAGTCCGTGCGGCGCGTCTCGTCCATCCACGGCATGCGCACCTGGGACCGCTACTACCTCGAGGACGTGGTGGGCACGCCCCCCTACAACCTGACCTATCCCTGCACCATCGAACAGGCCGGGGACGGGTGGATCGACTGGACCTTCCTGTGA
- a CDS encoding serine protease, translating to MSRVVVAVGLLGCGGSELEVPEEMEQGTQEIVGGVEARPGSWPWIVSLQGSGGHFCGGSLIRVGSKQETDIVLTAAHCVADGYAGTTVVAGAHDFYRPSSAQVAVRVARAVSHPQYDPDTTRNDIAVLKLERPIRIGGTCGEPAVPPRSNPTSVVSLDNALSVQAVCLPAAGAELAAGTMASIAGWGLTREGGYDTSSILLQVGVPIVGDRALAQSYASQGIEIDGPSMLGAGYAQGGMDACQGDSGGPLVVKTGSKYVLHGITSFGVGCARPGLPGVYTQVSSFRPWIQARVAELSSVR from the coding sequence GTGAGTCGCGTGGTGGTCGCGGTGGGGCTGTTGGGGTGTGGTGGTTCGGAGCTGGAGGTGCCCGAGGAGATGGAGCAGGGGACGCAGGAGATCGTGGGCGGCGTCGAGGCGCGCCCCGGATCGTGGCCCTGGATCGTCAGCCTGCAAGGGAGTGGGGGCCACTTCTGTGGTGGCAGCCTGATTCGGGTGGGGAGCAAGCAGGAGACCGACATCGTCCTCACCGCCGCGCACTGTGTCGCGGATGGATACGCGGGCACGACGGTGGTCGCGGGGGCCCATGACTTCTATCGGCCCTCCTCCGCGCAGGTGGCCGTCCGCGTGGCCAGAGCCGTCTCTCATCCGCAGTACGATCCGGACACGACGAGGAACGACATCGCCGTCCTCAAGCTCGAGCGCCCCATCCGTATCGGGGGAACGTGTGGCGAGCCCGCCGTGCCCCCGCGTTCCAATCCCACCTCCGTGGTGTCCCTCGACAACGCGCTGAGCGTCCAGGCGGTGTGTCTGCCGGCCGCGGGCGCGGAGCTCGCGGCAGGCACGATGGCGTCCATCGCGGGCTGGGGCCTGACGCGAGAGGGGGGCTATGACACGTCCAGCATCCTGCTGCAGGTCGGTGTTCCCATCGTTGGGGACAGGGCCCTGGCGCAGAGCTATGCCTCGCAAGGTATCGAGATCGACGGCCCCTCGATGCTGGGCGCCGGGTACGCGCAGGGAGGCATGGACGCGTGCCAGGGAGACAGCGGGGGGCCGCTGGTCGTGAAGACGGGGAGCAAGTACGTGCTCCACGGCATCACGAGCTTCGGCGTGGGCTGCGCGAGGCCGGGCCTCCCGGGGGTCTACACGCAGGTCTCCAGCTTCCGCCCGTGGATCCAGGCGCGCGTCGCCGAGCTCAGTAGCGTCCGTTAG
- a CDS encoding DMP19 family protein, whose protein sequence is MAPDDNRILDVGFDEQSILLRLTDGRVLSLPISRYIRVHKATPEQRREWVLTEDGRGVNWPALWEPAPEGMVSVWTLEQEALYEHALARLQQVRGDLSALPPDERELVALWRMEADINNGGFMQFFCNWGEETCHLAIEALDRIGAQGTRQCLNDMLNVVAHYGGTEEMVSLSDLPGMLTPDERDRMYALEQAFWKYPEPLDKAVVRHYTPRVTLRG, encoded by the coding sequence ATGGCACCCGACGACAACCGCATCCTCGACGTGGGCTTCGACGAGCAGAGCATCCTGCTGCGCCTGACGGACGGTCGCGTCCTGTCCCTCCCCATCAGCCGCTACATCCGCGTCCACAAGGCCACGCCCGAGCAACGCCGTGAGTGGGTCCTCACCGAGGACGGTCGTGGCGTGAACTGGCCAGCCCTCTGGGAGCCCGCCCCAGAGGGCATGGTCAGCGTCTGGACCCTCGAACAGGAGGCCCTCTACGAACATGCCCTCGCGCGGCTGCAACAGGTCCGCGGGGACTTGTCCGCCCTACCGCCCGACGAGCGGGAGCTGGTCGCGTTGTGGCGCATGGAGGCCGACATCAACAACGGCGGCTTCATGCAGTTCTTCTGCAACTGGGGCGAGGAGACCTGTCACCTCGCCATCGAGGCGCTGGACAGGATTGGCGCCCAGGGCACGCGGCAATGTCTGAACGACATGCTGAACGTCGTCGCCCACTACGGTGGGACCGAAGAGATGGTGTCCCTCTCCGACCTGCCGGGCATGCTGACCCCGGACGAGAGGGACCGGATGTATGCGCTGGAGCAGGCGTTCTGGAAATATCCCGAGCCGCTCGACAAGGCGGTCGTGCGCCACTACACGCCGCGAGTGACGCTCCGCGGCTAA
- a CDS encoding FAD-dependent oxidoreductase: protein MSTAPVVENLSLASRGPTRPLILSDRQGFDRRWFAPNLKAVYVPTHPEQLLAIVTEALSTHGRGVKITSGRHCYENFVYNDETAAVIDMSALNQVGFDNARQAYFVDAGCENWTVYRTLLNTFGKTLPAGSCYSVGAGGHITGGGYGLLSRLHGLTVDHLSAVDIVTWDAASGRGKLNHVSAASADPDEKDLFWALRGAGGGNFGVIARYYFQQLPDAPDHATLWTLAWDWSSLDMTAFTNLLAEYADMVASLPDSNFTLLKLNHVAAGQVGMVLQVTSPAGTKDDQHRRNAEDSVARIQKRFAKVARSSPLVRPLGGHPGMMTHLLASGDAQHITYLEALQTLNGSGPNQFGKYKSAYMKKAFPAEQVTAIYEWLHRYPSGIPQAEMAQSLLQVDSYGGAINRYPSESTPVPQRSSLMKLQYQTYWNNASKPGEGLMSPFREQAEAHVGWINGFYKDVYAAYGGTPNPTRDPTGTVDGCYYNYPDEVLGTHAQGNVDQALWLYFLQNFRQAPRNLVKVKRRWDPTNHFHHAQSIPVS, encoded by the coding sequence ATGAGCACTGCCCCCGTCGTCGAAAACCTCTCACTGGCGAGTCGCGGCCCGACGCGTCCGCTGATCCTCAGCGACCGCCAGGGCTTCGACCGCCGCTGGTTCGCGCCGAACCTGAAAGCCGTCTACGTCCCCACGCACCCGGAACAGCTCCTCGCCATCGTCACCGAGGCGCTGTCGACCCACGGGCGCGGCGTGAAGATCACCTCCGGCCGCCACTGCTACGAGAACTTCGTCTACAACGACGAGACGGCCGCGGTCATCGACATGTCCGCGCTGAACCAGGTCGGCTTCGACAACGCGAGGCAGGCGTACTTCGTCGACGCGGGCTGTGAGAACTGGACCGTCTACCGCACGCTGCTCAACACGTTCGGGAAGACGCTGCCCGCGGGCTCCTGCTACTCGGTGGGCGCGGGCGGGCACATCACGGGCGGAGGCTACGGGCTGCTGTCCCGGCTGCATGGCCTGACGGTGGACCACCTGAGCGCGGTGGACATCGTCACCTGGGACGCGGCCTCGGGCCGGGGGAAGCTGAACCATGTCTCCGCGGCCAGCGCGGACCCGGACGAGAAGGACCTGTTCTGGGCGCTGCGCGGCGCGGGCGGCGGCAACTTCGGCGTCATCGCCCGGTACTACTTCCAGCAGCTTCCCGACGCACCGGACCACGCCACGCTGTGGACGCTCGCGTGGGACTGGTCCAGCCTGGACATGACGGCCTTCACGAACCTGCTCGCCGAGTACGCGGACATGGTGGCGTCCCTGCCCGACAGCAACTTCACGTTGCTCAAGTTGAACCACGTCGCGGCAGGACAGGTGGGCATGGTGTTGCAGGTGACGTCCCCGGCCGGGACGAAGGATGACCAGCACCGCAGGAACGCGGAGGACAGCGTGGCGCGCATCCAGAAGCGCTTCGCGAAGGTCGCCCGCTCCAGTCCCCTGGTGAGGCCGCTGGGAGGCCACCCGGGGATGATGACGCACCTGTTGGCCAGCGGCGACGCGCAGCACATCACCTACCTGGAGGCTCTCCAGACGCTGAACGGCTCCGGGCCCAACCAGTTCGGCAAGTACAAGTCCGCGTACATGAAGAAGGCGTTCCCGGCCGAGCAGGTGACGGCCATCTACGAATGGCTGCACCGCTACCCCTCGGGGATTCCCCAGGCGGAGATGGCGCAGAGCCTGCTTCAGGTGGACAGCTACGGCGGGGCCATCAACCGCTACCCCTCGGAGTCGACGCCGGTGCCCCAGCGCAGCTCGTTGATGAAGCTCCAGTACCAGACGTACTGGAACAACGCCTCCAAGCCCGGCGAGGGATTGATGTCTCCCTTCCGGGAGCAGGCGGAGGCCCACGTGGGGTGGATCAACGGCTTCTACAAGGACGTGTACGCGGCGTACGGAGGGACACCCAACCCCACGCGGGACCCCACGGGCACGGTGGACGGCTGCTACTACAACTACCCGGATGAGGTGCTGGGCACGCATGCCCAGGGCAACGTGGACCAGGCCCTGTGGCTGTACTTCCTCCAGAACTTCCGTCAGGCACCGCGCAACCTGGTCAAGGTGAAGCGCCGCTGGGACCCGACCAACCACTTCCATCACGCCCAGTCGATTCCGGTGAGCTAA
- a CDS encoding amidohydrolase family protein gives MTQAPPPRIIDAHCHIASERFIPRSFIDGVVANGVAALTAQGLRATPQKLANTYLQKLQDPLCDQLVAEMEAAGIERAVLLAADYSYALTDCPLTVEETLLAHAEVLKRHPGKLVVFGGVDPRWGKDGVDLFERSLVEWGFSGFKVYPPCGMSPSAPELFPYYELCAHHRVPVVVHIGPTSPVLAFDTSTPLMLDLAARSFPTVNFILAHGSVSYPDECAMLCAYRPNVYLDVSGYQSLLRTSSDEALRRVVARGINHKVLFGTDWPVFRMQGDQRAFVDVLTAEDGPLSLITELEARLVLHDNMARLLAGAAGNASNQARVASR, from the coding sequence ATGACGCAAGCTCCTCCGCCGCGCATCATCGACGCGCACTGCCACATCGCCTCGGAGCGGTTCATCCCCCGCTCCTTCATCGACGGCGTCGTGGCCAATGGCGTCGCGGCCCTCACCGCGCAGGGCCTGCGAGCCACGCCCCAGAAGCTGGCGAACACCTACCTCCAGAAGCTCCAGGACCCGCTCTGCGACCAGCTGGTGGCGGAGATGGAGGCCGCGGGCATCGAGCGCGCGGTGCTGCTCGCGGCCGACTACAGCTACGCGCTCACGGACTGTCCGCTCACCGTCGAGGAGACCCTCCTGGCGCACGCAGAGGTGCTGAAGCGCCACCCCGGGAAGCTGGTGGTGTTCGGCGGCGTGGACCCCCGGTGGGGAAAGGACGGAGTGGACCTGTTCGAGCGCTCGCTGGTGGAGTGGGGCTTCAGCGGGTTCAAGGTCTATCCCCCGTGCGGGATGAGCCCCAGCGCGCCGGAGCTGTTCCCCTACTACGAGCTGTGCGCGCACCACCGCGTGCCGGTGGTGGTGCACATCGGCCCGACGTCACCGGTGCTGGCGTTCGACACGTCGACGCCGCTGATGCTGGACCTGGCGGCGCGCTCGTTCCCCACCGTGAACTTCATCCTCGCGCACGGCTCGGTGAGCTACCCCGACGAGTGCGCCATGCTGTGCGCGTACCGGCCCAACGTGTACCTGGACGTCAGCGGCTACCAGAGCCTGTTGAGGACCTCGTCGGACGAGGCCCTGCGGCGCGTGGTGGCTCGCGGCATCAACCACAAGGTCCTCTTCGGCACGGACTGGCCCGTGTTCCGCATGCAGGGGGACCAGCGCGCCTTCGTGGACGTCCTCACCGCGGAGGATGGACCGCTTTCACTCATCACCGAGCTGGAGGCCCGCCTGGTCCTCCACGACAACATGGCGCGGCTGCTCGCCGGAGCTGCTGGGAACGCCTCGAACCAGGCCCGTGTCGCAAGCCGTTGA
- a CDS encoding acyl carrier protein, which translates to MTGDPTFEEKVIAMIAQAVPRRFRKAAITPELSLRKDLGIDSLGVASLLFRLEETFGVALDELASDVDLGRLHTVRDAIDMSRRLVEQARAAGPRAESA; encoded by the coding sequence ATGACGGGCGACCCGACGTTCGAGGAGAAGGTCATCGCGATGATTGCCCAGGCCGTGCCGCGCCGGTTCCGCAAGGCGGCCATCACGCCGGAGCTGAGCCTGCGCAAGGACCTGGGCATCGACTCGCTCGGCGTGGCGAGCCTGCTGTTCCGGCTGGAGGAGACCTTCGGCGTGGCCCTGGACGAGCTCGCCTCGGACGTGGACCTGGGGCGGCTGCACACCGTGCGGGACGCCATCGACATGAGCCGGCGTCTGGTCGAACAGGCCCGCGCGGCCGGCCCCCGGGCGGAGTCGGCATGA